In Aulosira sp. FACHB-615, the genomic window CAGGCGTAACCGCAGGCGTAATTTTAATTCTCGGCGCACTCACATTCTTTCCCGTCCTCGCCTTCGGCCCCATCGGTGAAGCCTTCTGGATAGCCAAAGGCATCGGCTAAGACAATACTCCTTTGCGCCTCCGCGTCTCTGCGTGAAAACATTCTCTCTTTCTATGAAAACCAACACAACACCTCGTCTTCCTCAAGGAACCCGTGACTCGCGCAAACATACCCCCAAAACAGATATGCGGGGACTCTACCAACGAGCGATTAAAGAGTCATTTCTTAAACTCCACCCAAAAATAGCTGTTCGTAACCCAGTCATGTTTATCGTCTGGGTAGGAACAATTGTTACCTTTCTCGTTACCCTCGACCCCAATTTATTCGGCACAATTCAAGCAGATGTTAATCAACAACGCTTATTAAACGGTTTAATTACACTTATTCTGTTCTTCACCGTTGTCTTTGCCAACTTTGCCGAAGCCGTAGCCGAAGGACGCGGTAAAGCCCAGGCTGATTCCTTGCGCTCCACCCGTTCTGATACCGTTGCGAGTAAAATTCTTCCTGATGGTTCAATTCAAACAGTTAATTCTACAGAACTGCGACGTGGCGATTTAGTCAAAGTCGTAGCTAATAACATGATTCCCGCCGATGGCGAAGTGATTCAAGGTCTTGGTTCTGTAGATGAGTCAGCCATCACCGGAGAATCAGCCCCAGTACTCAAACAACCAGGTACAGATATTGCCAGTTCAGTTACAGGCGGTACGCGCTTGCTTTCTGATGAATTAACAATTCGGATTACTGCTGATCCTGGTAAGGGTTTTATTGACCGCATGATTGCCTTGGTAGAAGGCGCAGAACGCACCAAAACACCTAACGAAATTGCCTTAACGGTACTGTTAGCAGTATTAACCCAAGTCTTTTTAATTGTGGTGGCAACAATGCCGCCCTTTGTTAACTTTATTGCTAACTTTATCAGTACCATATTTGGTGCGGAAGCCGGTAACAGCTTACGGGCTGGTGCGAGTGTGGCGATTTTGATTTCATTATTAGTTGCTTTGATACCAACAACCATCGGTGGTTTACTCAGTGCGATCGGCATTGCAGGGATGGATAGAGTAGCGCAATTTAACGTGATTGCCACCTCTGGACGCGCCGTCGAAGCCTGTGGTGATATTAATACCCTAGTGCTAGATAAAACAGGTACAATCACCTTGGGCAACCGGATGGCGGATGAGTTTATCCCTGTCAACAGTTACACCATTGAAGATGTCGCCAGAGTTGCCCATGCTGCCAGTGTATTTGATGAAACACCAGAAGGGAGATCAATTGTCAAACTGGCAGATACTTATCGAGTGGGTGTAGATTTCGATATCAACCAAGCAGAAGGTGTAGAATTTTCTGCCAAAACCCGGATGAGTGGGACAAATCTCCCCAACGGTAAGCAAGTCCGTAAAGGGGCGGTAGATGCCATTAAAAGCTTTGTTCGCTCTCGTGGAGGCAAGATTGCTAGTGATGTTGATGCAGCTTATGAGCGAGTTTCGCGGTTAGGCGGTACACCCTTAGCCGTTTGTCAAGATGACCAAATTTTTGGGGTTATCTATCTCAAAGATATTGTTAAACCTGGTTTACGCGAAAGATTCGACCAACTCCGGCGGATGGGTGTCAAGACAATTATGCTCACAGGTGATAACCGCATTACTGCTGGTGTGATTGCTCAAGAAGCTGGTGTTGATGATTTTATCGCTGAAGCCACACCAGAAGACAAAATTGGTGTAATTCGTGCCGAACAATCTCAAGGTAAGTTAGTAGCGATGACCGGAGATGGTACTAATGATGCACCCGCATTAGCTCAAGCCAACGTGGGTTTAGCCATGAACTCTGGGACACAAGCTGCAAAAGAAGCCGCCAACATGGTGGATTTAGATTCTGACCCCACCAAGTTAATTGATTTGGTAACTATTGGTAAACAGTTATTAATTACCCGTGGGGCGTTAACTACTTTTTCTATTGCCAATGATATTGCTAAGTATTTCGCCATTATTCCCACTATCTTTGCGGCGGCGGGAATTGGCGCACTCAACATTATGGGATTGAAAAGCGCCCAATCAGCAATTATCTCAGCCCTAATTTACAACGCCCTAATTATTCCGGTACTGATTCCTTTAGCACTAACGGGAGTCAAATTCCGTCCCCTGACAGCAGATCAATTATTAAGACGCAACATTTTCATTTATGGTTTGGGTGGAATTGTTGCACCTTTTATTGCCATCAAATTAATTGATGTCATCCTACCTTTGTCTTGATAAGAGGGAGTGGGGAATAGGGAATCGTCTGCTGAAATACCATTTATCTGTTTTCATCTGCGTTTATCTGCGTTTATCTGCGGTTAATTATTCTTTCTTGTACCTCACCATCATAAGAACCACTATATTTTTGAGTGGAATAGTTGTATGAAATCTTTTCGTTTACCTCAAATATTGACAGAAATAATTGATTTTATGGCTGATTACCGCATTCCAAGATTACCTTTATATATCTTTTTGGGAATGTGTTTAAACATCGTGGTTGCGCCTGTTGTTTATGCTGCCACCGGAGAAAGTTTTTCCCATGTTCAAGCTTGGTCACTAGGTCTGTTAGGGCTAGTAACTTTGAGCCTTTCTACTTATTTATTTTTTGTTATGTTTGTCCCGGAGAAATTCTAATGAGTTTTGCACGCGAAGTTAACAGAGCCATTCGTTCTACTTTAGTTCTTTGGGTAATTGGCGCTATTATCTATCCCTTGGCGATGATTGGTATTGGACAGATTATTTTGCCATTTCAAGTCAATGGTAGTTTGATTAAAAATAGCCAAGGTCAAGTAATTGGCTCTAGTTTAATTGGTCAACCTTTCACTTCTGAAAAATATTTTAATAGTCGTCCTAGTACTACCAGTTACAGTACTGCTGACCCGAAAAAAGATGATGCTGGAGTATTAAAAACTGGGGTTTCTGGTGCGAGTAATTTAGCACCAAGTAATTCAGCATTGATTGAACGTATCAAAGGTAAAGATGATCCCGACCCCAGCAAACGTGTTGAAGGTGATTTAAATCGGTTAAAAAAAGCAGGTATTCAACCTACTGCCGATTTAGTTTACACCTCTGCGTCCAGTCTTGACCCCCACATTACCCCGGAAGCTGCCAAAGCACAAGTTAACCGTGTAGCCAAAGCGCGAGGACTCCAACCCCAACAGTTAGAAACTTTGATTGCTCAAAATACCGATGGTCGCTTTTTGGGGATTTTTGGTGAACCAGGAGTTAATGTTTTGCAATTAAATTTAGCTTTGGATGCGTTAAAATCTGCAAGTTAGTTATGATTTTCTGCCCGAAACTTTTCCTGTTCACACCCGAAAAAATGAAGTTAATTATCTGCTTGAGCTTTGTTGCGTGGATGG contains:
- the kdpB gene encoding potassium-transporting ATPase subunit KdpB gives rise to the protein MKTNTTPRLPQGTRDSRKHTPKTDMRGLYQRAIKESFLKLHPKIAVRNPVMFIVWVGTIVTFLVTLDPNLFGTIQADVNQQRLLNGLITLILFFTVVFANFAEAVAEGRGKAQADSLRSTRSDTVASKILPDGSIQTVNSTELRRGDLVKVVANNMIPADGEVIQGLGSVDESAITGESAPVLKQPGTDIASSVTGGTRLLSDELTIRITADPGKGFIDRMIALVEGAERTKTPNEIALTVLLAVLTQVFLIVVATMPPFVNFIANFISTIFGAEAGNSLRAGASVAILISLLVALIPTTIGGLLSAIGIAGMDRVAQFNVIATSGRAVEACGDINTLVLDKTGTITLGNRMADEFIPVNSYTIEDVARVAHAASVFDETPEGRSIVKLADTYRVGVDFDINQAEGVEFSAKTRMSGTNLPNGKQVRKGAVDAIKSFVRSRGGKIASDVDAAYERVSRLGGTPLAVCQDDQIFGVIYLKDIVKPGLRERFDQLRRMGVKTIMLTGDNRITAGVIAQEAGVDDFIAEATPEDKIGVIRAEQSQGKLVAMTGDGTNDAPALAQANVGLAMNSGTQAAKEAANMVDLDSDPTKLIDLVTIGKQLLITRGALTTFSIANDIAKYFAIIPTIFAAAGIGALNIMGLKSAQSAIISALIYNALIIPVLIPLALTGVKFRPLTADQLLRRNIFIYGLGGIVAPFIAIKLIDVILPLS
- the kdpC gene encoding K(+)-transporting ATPase subunit C, which produces MSFAREVNRAIRSTLVLWVIGAIIYPLAMIGIGQIILPFQVNGSLIKNSQGQVIGSSLIGQPFTSEKYFNSRPSTTSYSTADPKKDDAGVLKTGVSGASNLAPSNSALIERIKGKDDPDPSKRVEGDLNRLKKAGIQPTADLVYTSASSLDPHITPEAAKAQVNRVAKARGLQPQQLETLIAQNTDGRFLGIFGEPGVNVLQLNLALDALKSAS
- a CDS encoding potassium-transporting ATPase subunit F, whose protein sequence is MADYRIPRLPLYIFLGMCLNIVVAPVVYAATGESFSHVQAWSLGLLGLVTLSLSTYLFFVMFVPEKF